AGCACCAGTTCGTTGGAGCTGTTGTCAACGATGACGCCGTCGATAATGTAGAGCGGCTCAGAGCCACTGTTGATCGTGCTATTGCCCCTGAGCTTGACCGAGATCGCACCGGCTGGCGATCCTGACGTCTGCGTTACCAGAGCGCCGGTGATTTTTCCGGAAAGCGCGCCCGATGCATCAACGGCACCGGAGCCTGCAATCTCACTCCCGCCAACCGAGGAAATCGTGTTACCAAGCTGCTTCCTCTCCGTCAGACCGGTTGTACCCGTCACAACCACTTCGGAGATCCGCAGAATGTCTGGCTGCAGCACCAGGTTGATCGTGCCCGATTCCGACACCTGTCTGCGCTCCGTCTTGAAACCGACGAAACTGTACTCGACAGTGACCGACGTTCTCGTGGTTGGAAAGTTAAATTCGTAGCTGCCGTCCACACCTGAAGCGGTACCCAGCGTCGTGTTGGTCACACGGATAGACACTCCCGGAAGTGGAC
The Rhodothermales bacterium DNA segment above includes these coding regions:
- a CDS encoding TonB-dependent receptor plug domain-containing protein; the encoded protein is MRISTTLRGRFVVLSRTGLQVLLTTFVCLLLVADVSAQERRITLQGQVSDDEGRPLPGVSIRVTNTTLGTASGVDGSYEFNFPTTRTSVTVEYSFVGFKTERRQVSESGTINLVLQPDILRISEVVVTGTTGLTERKQLGNTISSVGGSEIAGSGAVDASGALSGKITGALVTQTSGSPAGAISVKLRGNSTINSGSEPLYIIDGVIVDNSSNELVLVGSGGVQNRLVDLNPADIDRIEVIKGLRLRRSMVRERATASCRSSRSEASRAHRPSPTRRP